The Pseudomonas sp. MM223 genome segment ATCGAAGTGCCGGGGACCACGATCAACCGGTTGTGTGGTTCCGGCCTGGATGCCATTGGCAATGCGGCCCGCGCCCTGCGCTGTGGTGAAGCTGGGCTGATGCTGGCCGGAGGCGTGGAATCTATGTCGCGTGCGCCTTTTGTGATGGGCAAGTCGGAGCAGGCGTTCGGCCGCGCAGCCGAACTGTTCGACACCACCATCGGTTGGCGCTTCGTCAACCCACTGATGAAGGCTGCCTACGGCACCGATTCGATGCCGGAAACCGCTGAAAACGTTGCAGAACAGTTTGCAATCTCCCGCGCCGACCAAGACGCCTTTGCGCTACGCAGCCAGCACAAGGCCGCCGCTGCTCAGGCCCGCGGCCGCTTGGCGCAAGAGATCGTCCCTGTCGAGATCCCTCAGCGCAAAGGCCCGGCCAAGCGGGTCGAGCACGACGAACATCCACGCGGCGACACTACGCTGGAGCAACTGGCCCGCCTCGGCACCCCGTTCCGAGAGGGTGGTAGTGTCACCGCCGGCAATGCCTCCGGGGTCAACGACGGTGCCTGCGCACTGCTGCTGGCCAGCAGCACCGCTGCCCGCCGCCACGGCCTGAAGGCCCGCGGCCGTATCGTCGGCATGGCCGTGGCCGGGGTTGAACCGCGGCTGATGGGCATCGGCCCGGTGCCGGCAACTCGGAAGGTGCTTGAGCTTACGGGGCTGTCGTTGGCCGATCTGGACGTCATCGAGCTCAACGAAGCGTTCGCCGCCCAAGGCTTGGCAGTGTTGCGCGAGCTGGGGCTGGCCGACGATGACCCTCGGGTCAACCGCAATGGTGGAGCCATCGCCCTCGGCCATCCGCTGGGTATGAGCGGTGCACGCCTGGTGACAACCGCCCTTCACGAGCTGGAAGAAACCGCCGGCCGCTATGCCCTGTGCACGATGTGCATCGGGGTTGGCCAGGGTATCGCCATGGTCATCGAACGCCTCTGAGCGGATCAGACCATCAGCCTGTTACCGAACCGAACGCAGCCGTATATGCTGCGCTCATGACACTCACCGCGTGGCCCTTGACCAGCGCCACGCGGCGTACAAGAACAATTCGAGTGAAGCCATGAACATGTACCATGATGCCGACCGTGCCCTGTTGGACCCGATGGAAACCGCCAGTGTCGACGCCCTGCGCCAGCACCAGCTGGAGCGCCTGCGCTGGAGCTTGAAACACGCCTATGACAACGTGCCACTTTACCGCAAGCGCTTTGCCGAGTGTGGCGCCCACCCCGACGACCTCAAGTGCCTCGAGGACCTGGCGAAATTCCCCTTCACCGGCAAGAACGACCTGCGCGACAACTACCCCTACGGGATGTTCGCCGTGCCCCAGGAAGAGGTGGTGCGCCTGCACGCTTCCAGCGGCACCACCGGCAAGCCGACGGTGGTCGGTTACACCCAGAATGACATCGACACCTGGGCCAACGTCGTCGCGCGCTCGATCCGTGCCGCTGGCGGGCGCAAAGGCGACAAGGTGCATGTTTCCTACGGTTATGGGCTTTTCACTGGCGGCCTGGGCGCGCACTACGGCGCCGAACGCCTCGGCTGCACGGTAATCCCGATGTCCGGTGGCCAGACCGAGAAGCAGGTGCAGCTTATCCGCGACTTCCAGCCCGACATCATCATGGTTACGCCGTCCTACATGCTCAACCTGGCCGACGAGATCGAGCGCCAGGGCATCGACCCGCACGGTCTGAAACTGCGGCTAGGCATTTTTGGCGCCGAACCCTGGACCGACGAGCTGCGCCGCTCGATCGAGCAGCGCCTGGGCATCAATGCCCTCGACATCTATGGCCTCTCGGAAATCATGGGCCCCGGAGTAGCGATGGAGTGCATCGAGACCAAGGACGGCCCGACCATCTGGGAAGACCACTTCTACCCCGAGATCATCGACCCGGTCACCGGCGAGGTATTGCCGGACGGTCAGCTGGGCGAGCTGGTGTTCACTTCGCTAAGCAAGGAGGCGCTGCCCATGGTGCGCTACCGCACCCGCGACCTGACCCGCCTGCTGCCTGGCACTGCCAGGCCGATGCGGCGGATTGGCAAGATCACCGGGCGTAGCGACGACATGTTGATCATTCGCGGCGTCAACGTGTTCCCGACCCAGATTGAGGAGCAGGTGTTAAAAATAAAACAGCTTTCTGAGCTGTACGAGATACATCTGTATCGCAATGGCAACCTGGACAGTGTCGAGGTGCATGTTGAATTGCGTGCGGAGTGCCAGCACCTCGATGAAGGCCAGCGCAAATTGGTTATCGGTGAGTTGAGCAAACAGATCAAGACCTACATCGGCATCAGCACCCACGTGCATCTGCAGCCCTGCGGTACGCTCAAGCGTTCAGAAGGCAAGGCGTGCCACGTGTACGACAAACGGTTGGCCAGCTGATTCATTCGGCTGCCTTTTCAGCCCCGGCACTGTCCGGGGCTTTTTTTTGCGCTTGTTTTACTCGCTCTTACAGGTGCCGCGCGATCCCTGTGGTAGCGGGTTTACCCGCGAAAAAGCCTGAAAGCGATACACAAATCTTATTTGATACACATAAAACTGTTTGACGTTGAGTTTTGTATCGCTTACAAATGACTCATGCCTTAGCAGGAGTCGCAGCACATGTACGCACAGCTAGTGGAAACCGGAGTCAAGCGCGTCAAGTCGCTGGAAGAAATGTCCCCCGAGGAACGTAACTTCCAGGAAAAGATCGACGCCGAAATCAAGATCGAAGCCAAGAACTGGATGCCCGAGGCCTACCGCCAAACGTTGATCCGGCAGATCTCCCAGCACGCCCACTCGGAAATCGTCGGCATGCTGCCCGAAGGCAACTGGGTCACCCGCGCCCCCAGCCTCAAGCGCAAGCTGCAACTGATGGCCAAGATCCAGGACGAAGCCGGCCATGGCCTGTACCTGTACAGCGCCATGGAAACCCTGGGCGCCGACCGCGACGAAGAGATCGCCAAGCTGCACAGTGGCAAGGCCAAGTACTCGAGCATCTTCAACTACCCCACCCTCAGCTGGGCCGACATGGGCGCAGTGGGCTGGCTGGTGGATGGCGCCGCAATCGTCAACCAGGTGGTGCTGCAGCGCACCTCCTATGGCCCCTACTCCCGCGCGATGATCCGTATCTGCAAGGAAGAAAGCTTCCACCAGCGCCAGGGCTACGAAATCCTCCTGACCATGATGCGCCACGGCACCCAGGCCCAGCGCGACATGGTCCAGGACGCGATCAATCGCCTGTGGTGGCCATCGCTGATGATGTTCGGCCCCAGCGATGAACACTCCCCTAACAGCGCCCAGTCCATGGCCTGGAAGATCAAGCGCCAGACCAACGACGAGCTGCGCCAGCGTTTCATCGACCAGACCGTGCCGCAGCTCGAACTGCTCGGCTGCACCGCCCCCGACCCTGAACTGAAGTGGAACGCCGAGCGCGGTCACTATGACTTCGGTGAAATCCAGTGGGACGAGTTCTATGAAGTGATCAAGGGCAATGGCCCCTGCAACCAGGAACGTGTCGCCACCCGTCGCAAGGCGATCGAAGACGGCGCCTGGGTACGCGAGGCCGCCGTGGCCTACGCGCGCAAGCAACAGAACAAGAACGCCGCCTGAGCGGCGATTGATGCGGAGATCGAAAATGTCTGTCTGGACCCTCTACGAAGTGTTCGTGCGCAGCAAGCACGGCCTTAACCACAAGCATGTCGGCAGCGTGCACGCCGCCGATGCCGCCATGGCCATCGAGAATGCCCGCGAGCTGTACACCCGTCGCAGCGAAGGCGTCAGCCTGTGGGTGGTGCCTTCGGCGCTGATCACCGCTTCCTCTCCCGACGAAAAAGACCCGCTGTTCGCCCCTTCGGACGACAAGGTCTACCGCCATGCCAGCTTTTATGAGCTGCCCGATGAAGTCGGACACATGTGAGGTTGGCCATGCACAACGAAGCCCTTATCCCTTACCTGCTGCTGCTTGGCGACAGTGCCCTGGTACAAGGCCAGCGCCTCTGCGAATGGTGCGGCCACGCCCCTGCCATCGAAGAAGAACTGGCCCTGATGAACGTTGGCCTCGACCTGGTCGGCCAAGCGCGCAACTGGCTGGAATACGCAGCCGAGTTGCTTGACGACGGCCGCGACGCCGATGCCCTGGCCTTCCGCCGAGACGAGCGGGCCTATCGCAACCTGCTGCTGGTCGAGCAACCTAACGGTGATTTCGCCGTGACCATGACCAAGCAGTTCCTCTACGACGCCTGGCACTTCGCCGTGCTACAGGGCCTGGCCGGGTCCAGTGACGAGCGCATTGCCGGTATCGCCGCCAAGGCACTCAAGGAGGTTACCTACCACCTGCGCCGCTCCAGCGAGTGGGTGCAGCGGCTGGGTGGCGGCACAGAAGAAAGCCGCCAACGCATGCTCGCCGCTATTCCGGCACTGTGGCGCTTCACCGTCGAACTGACGGCCGCTAGCGATAACGAAGTGCAGTTGGCAGAAGCGGGTATCGCTGCCGACCCGGCCACTGTGGGGGCTGCCTGGCTCAAACAGGTGAGCGAGACATTCGCTTCGGTCGAGCTGCCGCTGCCCAAGGCTGCCAGCCACTTCTACCTGGACAGCCGCAAAGGCCTGCACACCGAGCACCTGGGCCTGCTGCTGGCCGAGATGCAGTTCCTGCCAAGGGCTTACCCCGATGCAACCTGGTGAGCTGATTGCCGGTGACCGTGGCGCGCGGGCGCCACGCGGCGACGACCTGGCCCGGGCCTGGGAAGTCCTGGCCCAGGTCATGGACCCGGAAGTACCGGTGGTCAGTGTGGTCGACCTGGGGATCGTCCGCGACCTCGACTGGCGTGCTGGCCACCTGCACCTGGTGGTCACGCCGACCTACTCCGGCTGCCCAGCCACCGAGGTGATCGAGGGCGATATTCGCCAGGCACTGGAGCAGGCGGGTTTCCCCGCCCCGGACCTTGAGCGCCGGTTGACCCCGGCCTGGAGCACCGACTGGATCAGCGAACTGGGCCGTGAGCGCCTGCGCCTCTACGGCATCGCCCCGCCGCAAGGCAGCGCCAGCAAGCGCAGCCTGCTTGGCGAAGCGCCCCAGGTGTGCTGCCCCCAGTGCGGCAGCGCCCATACCGAATTGCTCAGCCAGTTCGGCTCTACCGCTTGCAAAGCGCTGTACCGCTGCCGCGAGTGCCTGGAGCCGTTCGATTATTTCAAATGCATTTGAGCCGTGGAGAACGCCATGAGCCAGTTTCACAGCCTGACCATCAAGCAAGTGCGCAACGAGACCCGTGATGCGGTTTCGATTGCCTTCGACGTGCCCGAGCACCTGCAGGCGCAGTTCCGTTTCACCCAGGGCCAGTACCTGGTCATGCGTACCCAGCTGGACAACGAAGAGGTCCGCCGCTCCTACTCTATCTGCAGTGCCGTGCAGGACGGTGAACTGCGCGTGGCGGTCAAGCGCGTGCCAGGTGGGCGTTTCTCGGCGTTTGCCAATGATGTGCTCAAGGCCGGCCAGCAACTGGACGTGATGCCGCCATCCGGCAACTTCTTCGTGCCGCTGGACGCAGCTCGCAAGGGCAACTACCTCGGCGTGGCCGCTGGCAGCGGCATTACCCCGATCCTGTCGATCATTGGCACCACCCTGGACAGCGAGCCACACAGCCGCTTCACCTTGCTGTACGGCAACCGTTCCAGCTCTGGCGCGTTGTTCCGCGACAAGCTCGAAGACCTGAAAAACCGTTACCTCGACCGGCTGAACCTGATTTTCGTGTTCAGCCGCGAGCAGCAGGATGTCGACCTGTACAACGGCCGCATCGACGCCGACAAGTGCGGGCAGCTGTTCTCCCGCTGGCTGGACGTGCCAGGCCTGGACGCCGCCTTCATCTGCGGCCCCCAGGCGATGACCGAAACCGTGCGTGACAGCCTGCAGGCCAACGGCCTGGGCAAGGAGCGCATTCATTTCGAGCTGTTCGCTGCCGCCGGTAGCGAAACGCGCCGTGAGGCCCGTGAGGCAGCGCGCCAGGTGGATTCGGCGCTTAGCCACATCACCGTGATCAGCGACGGCCGCGCCCTCACCTTCGATTTGCCACGCAACACCCAGAACGTGCTGGACGCCGGCAATGCCATCGGCGCCGAACTGCCCTACTCGTGCAAGGCCGGCGTGTGTTCCACCTGCAAGTGCCGGGTGATCGAAGGTGAAGTGGAAATGGACAGCAACCACGCCCTGGAAGACTACGAAGTGGCAGCTGGCTACGTGCTGTCGTGCCAGACCTACCCGGTGAGCGACAAGGTGGTCCTCGATTTCGACCAGCTCTGAGGAAAACTTCTCGGGCTGCTAACGCGGTCCATGTAGGAGCGGCCTTTTGCCGCGAAAGGGTCGCAACGCGGCCCCAGAATCTTTGTCCTGATCAGAAATTGTCGGGGCTGCTGCGCAGCCCTTTCGCGGCACAAGGCCGCTCCTACAGAGACCGAGCAATCAGCACTGGAATGCAACACCCGCGTGACCTCAACAAAACAATTACAAAACCAAGAGATCGCTTGCCATGACACCCGAACGCATAGAAAGCATCGCCAACCACCCCGACTTCCAGCACCTGGTGCGGCGTAAACGCCGCCTCAACGGCAGCCTGACCCTGGCCATGCTGGTGATCTACTACGGCTTTGTCCTGCTGGTGGCCTTCTCCCCCAGTACCCTCGGCCAGTCCCTCAGCGGTGGCGTGACCACCGTCGGCATGCTGGTGGGCGTGCTGATGGTGCTGCTGTCTTTTGCCCTGACCGGCATCTACGTGCACCGCGCCAACAATGTGCTCGACCCGCTCAATGAGAAGGTCAAGCAGGAGTGCGCACAATGAACTGGACTGCCATCTCGATGTTCATGGTGTTCGTCTGCTTCACCCTGCTGGTTACCCGCTGGGCCGCCCTGCGCACCCGCTCGGCCAGCGACTTCTACACCGCCGGCGGGGGGCTGACCGGCATGCAGAACGGCCTGGCAATCGCGGGTGACATGATCAGCGCCGCCTCCTTCCTGGGCATTTCCGCGATGATGTTCCTGAACGGCTACGACGGCCTGTTGTATGCC includes the following:
- the paaJ gene encoding 3-oxoadipyl-CoA/3-oxo-5,6-dehydrosuberyl-CoA thiolase (*Name paaJ), which encodes MTEHTLADALIIDAVRTPIGRYAGALSGVRADDLAAIPLKALIQRHPELDWKAVDDVILGCANQAGEDNRNVAHMASLLAGLPIEVPGTTINRLCGSGLDAIGNAARALRCGEAGLMLAGGVESMSRAPFVMGKSEQAFGRAAELFDTTIGWRFVNPLMKAAYGTDSMPETAENVAEQFAISRADQDAFALRSQHKAAAAQARGRLAQEIVPVEIPQRKGPAKRVEHDEHPRGDTTLEQLARLGTPFREGGSVTAGNASGVNDGACALLLASSTAARRHGLKARGRIVGMAVAGVEPRLMGIGPVPATRKVLELTGLSLADLDVIELNEAFAAQGLAVLRELGLADDDPRVNRNGGAIALGHPLGMSGARLVTTALHELEETAGRYALCTMCIGVGQGIAMVIERL
- the paaK gene encoding Phenylacetate-coenzyme A ligase (*Name paaK), encoding MNMYHDADRALLDPMETASVDALRQHQLERLRWSLKHAYDNVPLYRKRFAECGAHPDDLKCLEDLAKFPFTGKNDLRDNYPYGMFAVPQEEVVRLHASSGTTGKPTVVGYTQNDIDTWANVVARSIRAAGGRKGDKVHVSYGYGLFTGGLGAHYGAERLGCTVIPMSGGQTEKQVQLIRDFQPDIIMVTPSYMLNLADEIERQGIDPHGLKLRLGIFGAEPWTDELRRSIEQRLGINALDIYGLSEIMGPGVAMECIETKDGPTIWEDHFYPEIIDPVTGEVLPDGQLGELVFTSLSKEALPMVRYRTRDLTRLLPGTARPMRRIGKITGRSDDMLIIRGVNVFPTQIEEQVLKIKQLSELYEIHLYRNGNLDSVEVHVELRAECQHLDEGQRKLVIGELSKQIKTYIGISTHVHLQPCGTLKRSEGKACHVYDKRLAS
- the paaA gene encoding 1,2-phenylacetyl-CoA epoxidase, subunit A (*Name paaA), with product MYAQLVETGVKRVKSLEEMSPEERNFQEKIDAEIKIEAKNWMPEAYRQTLIRQISQHAHSEIVGMLPEGNWVTRAPSLKRKLQLMAKIQDEAGHGLYLYSAMETLGADRDEEIAKLHSGKAKYSSIFNYPTLSWADMGAVGWLVDGAAIVNQVVLQRTSYGPYSRAMIRICKEESFHQRQGYEILLTMMRHGTQAQRDMVQDAINRLWWPSLMMFGPSDEHSPNSAQSMAWKIKRQTNDELRQRFIDQTVPQLELLGCTAPDPELKWNAERGHYDFGEIQWDEFYEVIKGNGPCNQERVATRRKAIEDGAWVREAAVAYARKQQNKNAA
- the paaB gene encoding 1,2-phenylacetyl-CoA epoxidase, subunit B (*Name paaB); this translates as MSVWTLYEVFVRSKHGLNHKHVGSVHAADAAMAIENARELYTRRSEGVSLWVVPSALITASSPDEKDPLFAPSDDKVYRHASFYELPDEVGHM
- the paaC gene encoding 1,2-phenylacetyl-CoA epoxidase, subunit C (*Name paaC), with the protein product MHNEALIPYLLLLGDSALVQGQRLCEWCGHAPAIEEELALMNVGLDLVGQARNWLEYAAELLDDGRDADALAFRRDERAYRNLLLVEQPNGDFAVTMTKQFLYDAWHFAVLQGLAGSSDERIAGIAAKALKEVTYHLRRSSEWVQRLGGGTEESRQRMLAAIPALWRFTVELTAASDNEVQLAEAGIAADPATVGAAWLKQVSETFASVELPLPKAASHFYLDSRKGLHTEHLGLLLAEMQFLPRAYPDATW
- the paaD gene encoding Putative 1,2-phenylacetyl-CoA epoxidase, subunit D (*Name paaD) translates to MQPGELIAGDRGARAPRGDDLARAWEVLAQVMDPEVPVVSVVDLGIVRDLDWRAGHLHLVVTPTYSGCPATEVIEGDIRQALEQAGFPAPDLERRLTPAWSTDWISELGRERLRLYGIAPPQGSASKRSLLGEAPQVCCPQCGSAHTELLSQFGSTACKALYRCRECLEPFDYFKCI
- the paaE gene encoding 1,2-phenylacetyl-CoA epoxidase, subunit E (*Name paaE) → MSQFHSLTIKQVRNETRDAVSIAFDVPEHLQAQFRFTQGQYLVMRTQLDNEEVRRSYSICSAVQDGELRVAVKRVPGGRFSAFANDVLKAGQQLDVMPPSGNFFVPLDAARKGNYLGVAAGSGITPILSIIGTTLDSEPHSRFTLLYGNRSSSGALFRDKLEDLKNRYLDRLNLIFVFSREQQDVDLYNGRIDADKCGQLFSRWLDVPGLDAAFICGPQAMTETVRDSLQANGLGKERIHFELFAAAGSETRREAREAARQVDSALSHITVISDGRALTFDLPRNTQNVLDAGNAIGAELPYSCKAGVCSTCKCRVIEGEVEMDSNHALEDYEVAAGYVLSCQTYPVSDKVVLDFDQL
- the yjcH_2 gene encoding Inner membrane protein YjcH (*Name yjcH_2), with the protein product MTPERIESIANHPDFQHLVRRKRRLNGSLTLAMLVIYYGFVLLVAFSPSTLGQSLSGGVTTVGMLVGVLMVLLSFALTGIYVHRANNVLDPLNEKVKQECAQ